The genomic region GGCAGCGAGGTTACGGCGAATTACAATATCCGTCTGCCGACGAGTAAGTCAGATATTTCGGCTGAGACTCTGCCGGATTCGCCATTTAATGCGGGATGTCCCTATAGCGCGGTAGTGAATTCTGCCAGTACGTTATCAATTCCGCCGGGTGGTTCTTCCGTTGTTACCGTGCAGCTATCGCCCCTTCCCTTCTGCTCGGAGCTGTCGCCACAGTCGAATAGTCCCTGTCTAGCAGATGGAATTTCTCCGCCATCGTTGAATAGTCGACCGGTAACTGCATTAGTCGACAACACGCAAGCGGTGGGTGACCTCAATGCCACGGCAACCAGTGGTACTACTGGTGTTATCGGGGGGGTTGACGGTCGGTTTGAATCAACCATCGCGGTTTCGACGTTGGATGCCCAAGCAGGAGATGCGGCTACCGTTCACTTCTATGCCAGTTGTGCCAAGGTCTCGGTGCGGGTCGTGGTTGGGAACGCTACTCCTGCGCATATCACAATGTCCGCATTTCCCTCTCAAGTGCTTCCGGGAGGTAGCGTCAGAGTAACCGCAGTGGTTACGGATGTTGACGATACCCCGGTGGCCGATTGGCCAGTTACCTTTGGGGCGACCGGCGATAGCGGTGGGTTTTTCGGTGTCGCAGCGTTGACTACGGATAGCCATGGTCAGGTCAGCACCACTTATACCGCTGGTCAACAGCCGGGTACTGATCACCTTACCGTTCAAGCAAGCGCAACGTTGAATGCGACGCAAGATGTTCGAGTGAATCCAAGCTCACCCTTGGTGGCGGCCATTGAACTCCAAGCGGGGGCGGCCAATATTCCGGTGGGGGGTTCTGGTGTCAATCTGCGGGCCACCGTGACCAATTCATTTGGTCAGCCGTTGGAAGGAATTACGGTGACTTTTGTCACCAATGCTGGAACATTCCAGGGCCTTGCCTCGGTGGACAAAACTACCAACACCCAAGGTATTGCGGATATAACACTATCATCTGGTGACGTGGTGAGTACCGCCACTGTGACGGCGAATGCCAACGGCTTCCTGGCATCCACTCGGGTCACCTTCGATCCGGGTTCGCCCAAGTTTGTTGAGCTGTCCACTGCCCCCGGTATTGTTCAGCCCCTTGGTACTGCCGTAGTGCAGGCAGCCGTCTGGGACGCCGAGGGAAATCCGGTACCTGGCCAACAGGTGGCATTTTCCTTCGTTACCAATCGCTCCAATGGTTCGGTGAATCCGTCAGTGGCGACAACCGGTCTTGATGGACGGGCGACTACCACCTATACCGCTGGCAGTACTACCGGCATCGATCGCCTTCGTGCTCAGGCCGCCAACGGCGCCAACATCCCTCAGCAAGGTAACCAGAATCCGGTGGATATCACCGTGAGTGCGGGTGGGGTAGTGATTGGCAGCGTGGCGCTTCAATTTGGCAGTGCGACGTTGGTTGCGGATGGAACGAGTCGCGTCTCGTTGCGTGCCCACGTGAGCGATAGTGGTGGCCAGTCTGTGGCTGGGACGACGGTCCAGTTTTCCTCAGACGGTGGAACCCTATGGGATGCGTTCACGGGGGGCAATTCCGTTGGTAGCGCCGTGACCGACGCCACGGGGAACGCCCAGCTTTTCCTCCAATCCTCTACCCGAATTGGTGTTGCTACGGTGCGAGTTAACGCTACCGGCTTCACCGATAGTGGAACGGTTACCTTCGTTGCCGGTGACCCTGCGACGATTACCTTAGGTGCCGCGCCAACCACAGTGAACCCTGGTGGTATCGCGACGTTGCGGGCCACGGTAGTGGATGTCAACGGCAATGCGGTGAGTCAACAGACGGTTACGTTTGGATTCAGTGCCAACGGTAACGGGATTACCAATGCCAGTGGCGCCCTGCTCAGTGCGACGACGGCTACTACTGATACCAATGGTGTGGCTACGGTGGTTTATACCGCTGGTACCCGGAACGGGACTACGGTGGCTCACGATTTTCTGGTGGCGCAGACCACCAATGGCCGTTCCTCATCCCCCATGGATATGACAGTCGATCCCAGTGCTGCTGTGGTGGCAGGGGTAGTGCTGACCACGGGTAGCGCTAGCCTGCCTGCGGACGGTGTCAGTCGGACATTGTTGCGGGCGACGGTTACGAGTACTCAGGGTCAACCCATCGTTGGGCTGGCCGTACAATTCTCTAACACGGTGGGAGTATTGGAGGCATCTGACGGTACTGTCGCCAACAGTGCCTCGACAAATGCCAGTGGTATCGCTGAGTTGTATCTAAAATCTCCTCGTATCATCGGTATTTCCACCATTACAGCCACCGCTGGTGGATTTAGTGACGCTGCCACGGTGAGTTTTACTGCCGGTGCCCCGACTCAAATCACCCTAAATGCGGCGCCAGCAACGGTCAATCTGAATGGGTCAAGCACGATCCAGGCGACGGTGTTGGATGCCCTTGATAACCCGGTGTTGGGTCAGACAGTGAGCTTTGACATTACCTCTAATCGGAGTGGCGGTAGCCTGGGTTCAACCTCTGCGGTTACGGATGGAAATGGGCGTGCGACTGTGATCTACGTCGTAGGTGCTACGGGCGGAACGGACATCGTACGGGCAAGGTTGGCCAGTGGGGTCCAAGCAACGGCGACGGTGGTGGCTGATGCGGCAGCAACGGTAGTGGGGTCGGTAGCAGTGAGCACGGGCGCGGCTAGCGTTATGGCGGATGGCGCGAGCAGGGTCTCAGTTCGGGCGACGGTACAAGATACGGCTGGGCATGTGGCGGTTGGGGTGACGGTTGATTTCACTACTACTGCTGGGACCCTGTCCCAGGCAACGGCACAAACCAATTCCTCTGGAGTGGCGGAAGTAAGCTTAATCGCACCAACCCAGGTGGGGAGTTCTACGGTTACGGCTAGCGTTAGTGGTTTCAGTAACAGCGCTGTCGTCAGTTTCACGGCAGGCGCACCCGCGCAGATTGCCCTGAGTGCCGCACCCGCAACGGTGAATCCGAACGGGACGAGCGCGATCCAGGTAACGGTGTTGGATACCTTTGATAACCCAGTGATCGGTCAGGCAGTAAGTTTCAGCGCTACGGTCAACCAAAGCGGGGGAAGTCTCGGCGCGGTTTCTGCAATTACCGATGCTACTGGGCGTGCGACAGTGGTCTATACCGTGGGCGCTACGGGAGGTACCGATACGATACGGGCACGATTGGCCAATGGAGTTCAGGGAACGGTTGATGTGGTCGTCGATACCTCGGCGGTAGTGGTGGGGTCGGTAGCGTTAGTTACGGGAGCGGCCAGTGTGGTGGCTGATGGCACGAGCACCGTCTCGATACGGGCCACGGTGCGCGATACCTCGGGCTTAGCAGCAGTAGGGGTGACCGTGGATTTTGCCACCACCGCCGGAACCTTATCCGCAGCGGCGGCCGTGACGGACAGTACCGGGTTGGCAGAGGTTAGCCTGACCGCGCCCACCTTGGTGGGGAGTACTACGGTCACGGCGAGTGCTAGCGGTTTCAGTAGCAGTGCCGTGGTGACCTTAGTGGCGGGTGGACCGGCCCTGATTACTTTGACTGCTGCGCCAGAGACGATTAACCCGCATGGGGCGAGTACGATCCTGGCAGCGATAGTGGACACCTTCGGAAATCCTGTGGTGGGTCAGCTCGTGAATTTTGACTTGGTGACCAACGGTAGTGGTGGAAGTCTGGGGGTAGCCTCCGCAGTTACGGACAACAGCGGACGGGCGACCGCGATCTATACGGCGGGGGTCTCGAACGGTACGGATGTTGTGCGCGCGCGTCTGGCCAACGGAATCGTGGCGACGACGAACATAGTGGTCAATACCTCAGCAACCGTAGTAGGGTCGTTGGTGGTGGTTGCAGGTGCGGTCAGTGTGGTAGCCGATGGTGCGAGTACCGTTTCGATCCGGGCAACGGTACGAGATACCTCGGGCCTGCCTGCGGTGGGGATGGTGGTTAATTTCTCCACTACGGCGGGGATATTGTCGGCGGCGACGGCGGTCACTGATGCTACCGGGGGAGCGGAGATCAGTCTGACGGCACCGAACCAGGTGGGGAATGCCACGGTCACGGGTAGCCTTAATGGATTCGTTGCTAGCACGGTAGTAACTTTCCTGGCGGGCGCCCCGGCGCAGGTCACCTTGACCGCAGTTCCGACAGTCCTCAATCCCGGTGGAACGAGCACGATCCAGGCGACCGTACAGGACGCCAACGGCAACGCGGTGACGGCCCATACCGTCGCGTTCGGCATTACTACCAATAACAGCGGTGCTGCCCTGAGTGCCTCGGCAATTGTTACGGATGCCTCCGGTCACGCATTAGTTACCTATACGGCGGGTATTACCGGCGGTGTTAGCGATGTGGTGACGGCCACTACCACGAATGGAAGATCGGGACAGGTGACGTTGAATGTTAATAGCGTTTCCGTGGGTGCCATCCTGGTATTGTCGGCGGCCAATCTGGTTGCGGATGGCACCCAAACTACCACGGTGCGCGCCATCGTTCGTGACCTGAATGGAAATCTAGCGCAGGGGGTCACCGTGGCCTTCTCGGTCAGCAATGGGTCGGTGACGGTCACCGCGCCGGTGACTGGGGCGGATGGGACGGCGAGTGCATCTCTACAGGCACCCACTCGTACCGGTAGTGCCAACATTATCGCCAGTGCTGGTGGTATCTCGGGCAATACCTCGATCCAGTTCATCGCGGGTCCAGCCGCCAACGTTGTGCTATCTGCCGCGCCCTCAACCGTAGCCCCTACGGCGTCAACGACCCTGACGGTTACCGTTACCGATACCCAAGGGAACCCAGTAGGGAACGATTCTGTTCGCTTCTCTACCTCAAATAATGATAGTGAAGGTTCTTTGGCCTCTACTACCGTGACTACCAATGCCAATGGTGTCGCTACCGTCGTCTACACGGCAGGTGTAGCGGGTGGGGGAAGTGTTGTGACTGATACCCTGAAAGCGGAAGACCTGACGGTGGATCCTGCGGTGGTAATACCAGGGACCGTGAATGTGACGGTAGACCCGGCAACCATCACCCTCACCAGCTTGTCGTTGGCGATCGTCAACGGTACGTTGACTCTTACCGCAGACGGGACGAGTACTGCACGTCTCCGTGCGACGGTCCAACGGCGGACCATTGGGGGGGGTAGTGTACCGTCGGTGGGGACCTCTGTGGTTTTCGAGACTACTGCGGGTAGCCTGGATGCAGGTACGGCCGTGACTGACAGCAATGGGTTGGCTGAGGTGGTCTTAACTGCCCCGACCAGGACCGCCACGGCTACCCTAACCGCTCGAACGGGCGGGCTTACTGCTACGACGACGTTGGCCTTCGTAGCTGGTGCTCCGGATGCTGGTAATTCCAGTTTGACGGCTAATCCCCAAACCCTTGCGGCAGATGGGGCCTCTACCTCCACAGTGACGGTGATCCTGGCGGATGTGAACGGCAATCTGGTCGCCGACGGTACCTCGGTTACCTTAGTGACTACCGCAGGAACCATTGCCATCAATCCGGTGAGTACCCTTTCGGGGCGCGCGAGCTTTACCCTGAGTGCGCCTACGGTTACCGGTACTGCGTCGTTGAGTGTTGCTCAGCTACCGAGTCTCACCACCGATGTGACCTTTGGATCTACCTCTACGGGTGACCCGGCCAGTATCCTGCTCTCTGCGGGTACCACACAGATCTCCGTGGCGGGGGTGGGTCAGGTAGAGAACACTACCATTAGCCTGCAAATCAAGGATGATGCGGGCAATCCGATTGATGAGAGCAGTTACGGCGACGATTCACTGAACAATCTGAGAGTAAGGATGGTGACGCAGCCACATGGAGGCGAGTATGTGAGTGGCGTGAATGCGGCGAGTCAGGTATGTACCACCCTGTTTGGTAGTTCTGTCGACCAACTCTCTTGTCCTGGCGTCAGTGCGGGTCCGGTTTATCTGCGTACTACCCATGGTTCACTGACCCTGAATCTCCAGGCGGGTACCCTACCTGGTGTGGTGGAAGTCGAGATCGCGGTCTTGCTCAAGGCCGACGGTAGCGCTCTAAGCTCACCCCTGACTGCCTCTCTGTCTCAGGTGGTCATTGCCTCCGGTCCACCACATACCATTGCCTTGACCAGTCCAATCACGAATGCAGTGACCAACGTAGGGGCGGGGTTGTATCGGCGGGTTGGTAGTGCGTCGGTTACCGATAGATACGGTAATAATGTGCCGAATGGTACGGTGATTAACCTTGGCTTGGTGGACTCGGTGTTGGCGCAGGGTTCGGCGGGTGTTATTACCGCAGGGGATGCTACGTTAACGGCGGGTACCAGTTTGCTCACCGTAAGTTGTACCGACTCAACGACTTGTAATGCCCTGGTGGCTGATTTCCTCACTCAAGTAGAGCGTAATAACACGCTAAGGGGGATCCAAGCCAACGATCGAGTGCTGATTGAGAATGCCCAGGCACAGGATAAGGGTCGTTTTGTGGCTAGCCCCCTGACGGTTGCGAGTACCACGTTGGAGGTACAGTCGCCTTACGTGGGAACTATGCCTAGCGGGTCAATACCTGCCCCTCTGTATACGGTGGGCGCCTCTCTACTTGGCGCCCAGATCGCGGGTAGTGACGCCTCTGGGGGTAATCTTACGGTGGGTACTGCTACCACCCAGGACGGTATTATCAATTTCCGCGTGACCTATCCGGCCCACAATAATAATGCCGGTACGAGTCGCGGCACTATTCTCGTGGGTTGCTATGGCTATCAAGCGGATGGTTCGTATAGCACCGATGATAAACGTTATGACGTGCCGCAATCGACGCAGGTTTATGTGATTGCCAATGCCAGTAACGATAGTGCTACCGCCGTGGATAAAGGGCAATTCTGCTTTACTTCTATATCTGGATGGACGTTGGGTCCAGATACGTCATTGAGTAGTAGTAGTAACGTGACGCTACTGTTGCAAGATGGCGGTGATACCGTCCCTCTGCCCTTTGTGGGAGTTTCTTGCCTCGCGGTAGTTACTGCACGGGATGTTACGAGCGATTTTGATCTGGCTGCGGTTGTGCAGAATAATGCGGAGAATGCCAAAGCCCAAACCGATATTAACGGTAACGTAGTAGTAGCAGTCACGGTGTCAGGTACAGCTCTAGTATCGGGGGATGCGGGTACCGTGACCTGCACGGCAGGTGATGCCACCGGTACCATTAGCGTGGCCATACCGTAAAGCAAGATAGGCAATCTAGGTTGTTACCTATGGCCCATTGTCTCGTCACTCCGCCAGGGATTGCCGGAGTGACGAGACAATAATCAACACTAGCGGCTTCCGACTAATGTCCTCTCCCTCGATTTGAGATAGCGTTTGCGTCTATGCTGGTATTGATTGTTTAGGGCCGCCAAGATCTAAACGTAACCTACCGAAACGACTAAATAGCCCGAGTGGTCTCTAGCAAACGATTAAGTCGTCATCACGGCAGGGATTGCCGGAAAATTCAGAACTCATGGACGTGAACCTCGGTCTATGCCTTTTGTGTTCTCCATGTCTTCCGTGGTCGTTGAATTTCGACATTCCCTATCAGAATGACGGATAGCTAAAGCTTGGAGCAAATATTAATGGCTGTCTTCTGGTGGCGGAGGTTTTTGCTCTCCGTTTGGGGGGGGGATTTCTGATCGGAAAAAACATTTAGAAACAAAAAATTTACAAATCTCGTGCGCCGTCTTGTTAATCTAGTGGTGAGCGACCTGAGTCATGTGCTGTCCATCTTGTTGGTGTTATCAGTTTTTGCGAACGCCATTTGTATGGCGGGCGGGTGCCTGTGGGTAAATCTATAAAGTTGAGTATTTTTGTTGTGTCTGCGGGAGTAACCCATGTTTATGGTGCAGGATAATACTTGACTAACTAAAGTTATTCTTATGGCTGCTTGACACCCGTTAATGAGGTGGCCTAGACTTCTCCCACTCTAAGTGTCACCGGTGCTGCAAAGTGTCAAGTAATTGTGACAGAGCGATATCTGCCGGTGGCGAGAGTGCTTACTCAGTGTCCCACTGAAGGAAGTGCGTAATGCTGCAAAACTATCTTCCTATCCTATTGTTCCTGATGGTTGGTCTGGGGACAGGGGTGGTTTCTATTACGATGGGGTTCGTTTTAGGGCCACATCGGCCTAACAGTGAGAAACTTTCTCCCTACGAGTGCGGCTTCGAGGCGTTCGAGGATTCGCGTCTGAAGTTTGATGTGCGTTACTATCTAGTCGCCATTTTGTTCATTATCTTCGACCTGGAAATTGCCTTTCTCTTTCCTTGGGGCGTAGTGCTGAAGCAGGTGGGTGGCTTTGGTTTGGCAGCAATGGCGTTATTCCTCGGGATTCTCGTAATCGGTTTCATCTACGAGTGGAAGAAGGGGGCGCTGGAATGGGAATAGAGGGGCTTCTCGAAAAAGGTTTCGTGACCACAACCGCTGACCAGGTCATCAATTGGGCGCGCACCGGTTCGATGTGGCCAATGACCTTCGGTTTGGCGTGTTGTGCGGTGGAGATGATGCACGCGGGGGCCGCGCGTTATGACTTGGACCGTTTTGGTATTGTGTTTCGGCCGAGTCCGCGTCAATCCGATGTGATGATTGTGGCAGGGACCTTAGTGAATAAGATGGCCCCGGCCTTGCGTAAGGTCTACGATCAAATGGCCGAGCCGCGTTGGGTGATCTCGATGGGGTCGTGTGCCAACGGTGGCGGTTACTATTACTATTCCTATTCCGTAGTTCGCGGTTGTGATCGGATTGTGCCGGTAGATATTTATGTGCCGGGCTGTCCTCCCACGGCTGAGGCATTGATCTACGGAATTCTCCAATTGCAAAAGAAGATCCAACGCACTAATACTATTGCCCGGTAGTGGGGAGATAGCGGTGTTGGCCTCTTACCTTCTGAGAACGGGAAGCGATTCTGGCCATGAATAGACTCAGTCTGGCGGAACGTCTGCGAAACCACTTTGATGGCGTCTATACGGCGTGTGTTCAGGATCGTGGTCAGCTTATCCTGACCGTGCCGCGAGAGCGTCTCTTAGAGATGGCGCAGCAATTGCGGGACGCACCGGACATGCGTTTTGATATGTTGGTAGACGTGAGTGGTGTGGATTATTCCACCTATGGTGACGGAACCTGGAAGGGGGAACGATTTGCGGTCGTTTACCAATTGTTGTCTGTCGCCCATAATGAGCGGGTGCGTCTCAAGGTCTTTGTGGCGGATGACCCTCCCATTGTTGATTCGGTAGTTGGGTTGTGGCAGTCCGCCGATTGGTATGAACGTGAGACCTTCGATCTTTTCGGTATCGCCTTCGAGGGGCACCCAGATCTGCGTCGCATCCTCACCGATTATGGTTTCATCGGTCACCCGTTCCGTAAAGACTTCCCGACCAGTGGTAACGTGGAGATGCGTTATGACCCGGTGCGCGGACGAGTCGTTTATCAGCCGGTGACTGTAGAACCGCGTGTCCTGACACCGCGGGTGATCCGTAAAGACAACCGCTACGCGGAGATGAACGGGGAAGGCCGGTAATTCACCATGGCAGAGATCAAGAACTACACCTTAAATTTCGGTC from Gammaproteobacteria bacterium harbors:
- a CDS encoding adhesin/invasin; amino-acid sequence: MATTDSSGEAHATFSSGTTASSAGGLRIQASVLDLAANAPADAKPKTINIIISDSAGSVIISRGTTVVASEDNTAYLLPMSILVADVAGNPVVGATVTLSNWATYYSTGVRDTITAEYPVIENGSAVLTDTFANEDINGNTSLDAGEDSNGDGHLTPPNSAAGTVPRTVTTGEDGLASFNLRYLKEDADWVVDRITASTSVQGSEVTANYNIRLPTSKSDISAETLPDSPFNAGCPYSAVVNSASTLSIPPGGSSVVTVQLSPLPFCSELSPQSNSPCLADGISPPSLNSRPVTALVDNTQAVGDLNATATSGTTGVIGGVDGRFESTIAVSTLDAQAGDAATVHFYASCAKVSVRVVVGNATPAHITMSAFPSQVLPGGSVRVTAVVTDVDDTPVADWPVTFGATGDSGGFFGVAALTTDSHGQVSTTYTAGQQPGTDHLTVQASATLNATQDVRVNPSSPLVAAIELQAGAANIPVGGSGVNLRATVTNSFGQPLEGITVTFVTNAGTFQGLASVDKTTNTQGIADITLSSGDVVSTATVTANANGFLASTRVTFDPGSPKFVELSTAPGIVQPLGTAVVQAAVWDAEGNPVPGQQVAFSFVTNRSNGSVNPSVATTGLDGRATTTYTAGSTTGIDRLRAQAANGANIPQQGNQNPVDITVSAGGVVIGSVALQFGSATLVADGTSRVSLRAHVSDSGGQSVAGTTVQFSSDGGTLWDAFTGGNSVGSAVTDATGNAQLFLQSSTRIGVATVRVNATGFTDSGTVTFVAGDPATITLGAAPTTVNPGGIATLRATVVDVNGNAVSQQTVTFGFSANGNGITNASGALLSATTATTDTNGVATVVYTAGTRNGTTVAHDFLVAQTTNGRSSSPMDMTVDPSAAVVAGVVLTTGSASLPADGVSRTLLRATVTSTQGQPIVGLAVQFSNTVGVLEASDGTVANSASTNASGIAELYLKSPRIIGISTITATAGGFSDAATVSFTAGAPTQITLNAAPATVNLNGSSTIQATVLDALDNPVLGQTVSFDITSNRSGGSLGSTSAVTDGNGRATVIYVVGATGGTDIVRARLASGVQATATVVADAAATVVGSVAVSTGAASVMADGASRVSVRATVQDTAGHVAVGVTVDFTTTAGTLSQATAQTNSSGVAEVSLIAPTQVGSSTVTASVSGFSNSAVVSFTAGAPAQIALSAAPATVNPNGTSAIQVTVLDTFDNPVIGQAVSFSATVNQSGGSLGAVSAITDATGRATVVYTVGATGGTDTIRARLANGVQGTVDVVVDTSAVVVGSVALVTGAASVVADGTSTVSIRATVRDTSGLAAVGVTVDFATTAGTLSAAAAVTDSTGLAEVSLTAPTLVGSTTVTASASGFSSSAVVTLVAGGPALITLTAAPETINPHGASTILAAIVDTFGNPVVGQLVNFDLVTNGSGGSLGVASAVTDNSGRATAIYTAGVSNGTDVVRARLANGIVATTNIVVNTSATVVGSLVVVAGAVSVVADGASTVSIRATVRDTSGLPAVGMVVNFSTTAGILSAATAVTDATGGAEISLTAPNQVGNATVTGSLNGFVASTVVTFLAGAPAQVTLTAVPTVLNPGGTSTIQATVQDANGNAVTAHTVAFGITTNNSGAALSASAIVTDASGHALVTYTAGITGGVSDVVTATTTNGRSGQVTLNVNSVSVGAILVLSAANLVADGTQTTTVRAIVRDLNGNLAQGVTVAFSVSNGSVTVTAPVTGADGTASASLQAPTRTGSANIIASAGGISGNTSIQFIAGPAANVVLSAAPSTVAPTASTTLTVTVTDTQGNPVGNDSVRFSTSNNDSEGSLASTTVTTNANGVATVVYTAGVAGGGSVVTDTLKAEDLTVDPAVVIPGTVNVTVDPATITLTSLSLAIVNGTLTLTADGTSTARLRATVQRRTIGGGSVPSVGTSVVFETTAGSLDAGTAVTDSNGLAEVVLTAPTRTATATLTARTGGLTATTTLAFVAGAPDAGNSSLTANPQTLAADGASTSTVTVILADVNGNLVADGTSVTLVTTAGTIAINPVSTLSGRASFTLSAPTVTGTASLSVAQLPSLTTDVTFGSTSTGDPASILLSAGTTQISVAGVGQVENTTISLQIKDDAGNPIDESSYGDDSLNNLRVRMVTQPHGGEYVSGVNAASQVCTTLFGSSVDQLSCPGVSAGPVYLRTTHGSLTLNLQAGTLPGVVEVEIAVLLKADGSALSSPLTASLSQVVIASGPPHTIALTSPITNAVTNVGAGLYRRVGSASVTDRYGNNVPNGTVINLGLVDSVLAQGSAGVITAGDATLTAGTSLLTVSCTDSTTCNALVADFLTQVERNNTLRGIQANDRVLIENAQAQDKGRFVASPLTVASTTLEVQSPYVGTMPSGSIPAPLYTVGASLLGAQIAGSDASGGNLTVGTATTQDGIINFRVTYPAHNNNAGTSRGTILVGCYGYQADGSYSTDDKRYDVPQSTQVYVIANASNDSATAVDKGQFCFTSISGWTLGPDTSLSSSSNVTLLLQDGGDTVPLPFVGVSCLAVVTARDVTSDFDLAAVVQNNAENAKAQTDINGNVVVAVTVSGTALVSGDAGTVTCTAGDATGTISVAIP
- the nuoA gene encoding NADH-quinone oxidoreductase subunit A, whose amino-acid sequence is MLQNYLPILLFLMVGLGTGVVSITMGFVLGPHRPNSEKLSPYECGFEAFEDSRLKFDVRYYLVAILFIIFDLEIAFLFPWGVVLKQVGGFGLAAMALFLGILVIGFIYEWKKGALEWE
- the nuoB gene encoding NADH-quinone oxidoreductase subunit B, coding for MGIEGLLEKGFVTTTADQVINWARTGSMWPMTFGLACCAVEMMHAGAARYDLDRFGIVFRPSPRQSDVMIVAGTLVNKMAPALRKVYDQMAEPRWVISMGSCANGGGYYYYSYSVVRGCDRIVPVDIYVPGCPPTAEALIYGILQLQKKIQRTNTIAR
- the nuoC gene encoding NADH-quinone oxidoreductase subunit C, producing MNRLSLAERLRNHFDGVYTACVQDRGQLILTVPRERLLEMAQQLRDAPDMRFDMLVDVSGVDYSTYGDGTWKGERFAVVYQLLSVAHNERVRLKVFVADDPPIVDSVVGLWQSADWYERETFDLFGIAFEGHPDLRRILTDYGFIGHPFRKDFPTSGNVEMRYDPVRGRVVYQPVTVEPRVLTPRVIRKDNRYAEMNGEGR